A stretch of DNA from Rhizobacter sp.:
ACTGCTGGCGCAGCGTCGTGAGCATGGCGCCGAAGGCCAAGGTGAGTTGGCCGAATTCGTCGCGTGTGGCGGGTGGCAGCAGCGGCTGGGCCTCGGCGACGCCTTCCTGCAGGCCGTCTTTCCCGAGGCCGTGCATCGACAGCGCCGCCACCGCGCTCGTGAGCCGCTGGAGCGGGCGTGTGACCGAGGCGATCACCAGCGCCGCGAGCAGGGTGGTGAGCGTCATGATGGCCACGATCAGCCCCATCGCCGGCCGTGCAAACGCGCTGCGCAGCGCCTGCCAGCGGCTTGCCGGCAGGCCCTCCTTGTGGCACACGAGATAGAGGTAGCCCGCCATCGGGTCGCTGCCCCCGATCGCCTTGCGGCTGAGCGCGCGCGCGGCCACCACCGCGTCGGCATCCATGCGCTCGGGGTCGTCACCCATCACATAGGGGCTGGGGGTGACGGCGGCGGCCTGGCGCACCGGCGCCATCGCCACGCGGAAGTCGGGCGGCAGCACCACCGAGCCGGTGCTCGCGAGCACACGCCCCTCGGGGTCGAGCAGATAGAGCTGGGTGTCGGCCTCGAACAGCACCAGGTTCTTGAGAAAGGCTTGGAAGTCGTCGGGGTGGCGCTCGTGCAGCTCGATCAGGTTGTCGTACTGGGCCACCACCCGCGTGAGGAAGGCCGACGAGCGCTGGAAGGTGGTCTCGTGCTCGAAGCGCTGGAAGGCGACGAGGACGGTGGCGAGCACGGCCAGCGCCGTGACGAAGCCCGTCGCAAAGATCGTCAGCGCGATCTTGAGGCGGACGCTCATCCCGGGGCGTCTCGCATCTTGTAGCCGGCACCGCGCACCGTGAGGATGAACTGCGGCCGCATCGGGTCGGCTTCGAGCTTGGCGCGCAGGCGGTTGATGTGCGTGGTCACCGTGTGCTCGTAGCCGTCATGGCTGTAGCCCCACACCGCGTTGAGCAACTGCGAGCGCGAGTACACATGGCCGGGGTGGCTGGCGAAGTACAGCAGCAGGTCGAATTCGAGCGCGGTGCATTCCACTTCCGCGCCGCGCAGCTTCACCTGGCGCTTCGCTGGCAGGATCTCCAGCTCGCCATTGCGCACCCAGCCGGTCTGCCCGGCCTGGCCTTGCTGGGCCGCACGTTGCAGGTCGGCCCGGCGCAGCAGCGCCTTCACCCGCGCCAGCAGCTCGGCGAGCGAGAAGGGTTTGGTCAGGTAGTCGTCGGCCCCGAGTTCCAGGCCCAGCACGCGGTCGAGCTCGGTGGCCTTGGCGGTGAGCATGAGGATGGGCGTGGTGCGTCCGCGCGCACGCAGCGCCTTGCAGACCTCCAGCCCGTCGAGCCCCGGCATCATCAAGTCGAGGATCAGGAGGTCGCTCGCCACCTCGGCCTGGCTGGCCAGCGCCGCGGGGCCATCGGCCACCGCCTGCACCTCGTAGCCGGCGCTGCGCAGGTTCATCGCGATCAGCTCGCGGATGTCGGTCTGGTCTTCGGCGACGAGGATGTTGGCAGGCATGCGGGGATTGTCGTGTCGAGCCCCGGCGCCCTGACACGCATCTGATGCAAATGTGATCTTCCTGTGATCTTCGGTGAGCTGGGCGCGAGCCGCGCTCGCGACAGTGAGCTCCATCGCACCACGACACCCCCAGGAGCCCACCATGACCGCAGCCGCCGCCAACTTCGCCGCCCCGTCCACCTTCCTGCCGGTGGCTTGGACGGAAATGGTCTCGCACCGCAGCTATCTGGTGCGCTTCGCCCAGCGCAAGCTGCACGACCCGATGCTGGCCGAAGACGTGGTGCACGACGTGTTCGAGGCGGTGATCTCCGGCCGCGCTGCCTTTGCCGGCCGCGCGGCGCTGCGCTCCTGGCTCACCGCCATCCTGAAGCACAAGATCGTCGACCTGGTGCGCAGCCGTGTCGGCCTGGAAAGCCTGGACGAAGAAGGCCCCGACGAGGCCGCGCACGCCGTCGCCTGCCCGCAGCCCCAGCCCGACGAGGTGGCCACCCAGCGCGAAGCCCTGCGCCAGACGCTCGCCCGCATCGACGCCCTGCCCGCCAGCCTGCGCGAGGTGGTGGAGCTGCGCGTGCTGCAGGACCAGCCCACCGAGGCGGTGTGCGCAGCGCTCTCGATCAGCGAAGACAACCTCTTCGTGCGCCTGCACCGGGCGCGCAAACAGTTGATGAACTGACAGCTGATGAACTGACATTCATCGCCGGGCGAACCGCGCCCGGCTTCGCACTGGCATGCGGATTGCGGCGGGTATCCTGCCGCACTCTCACCCCGTCCCTTGCTTGCGAAACTTCCGAAAGGCCGCGCCATGCCCCAGACCCTCCCCGCCACCCTCATCCCCGGCGACGGCATCGGCCCCGAGATCATGGACGCGACGCTGGCGGTGCTCGACGCGGTCGGCGCGCCCTTCGAATGGGACCGGCAGGTGGCCGGCCTGGGCGGCATCGCCGCCGCGGGCGACCCGCTGCCCAAGGCCACGCTCGACAGCATCCGCAAGACCCGCCTCGCGCTCAAAGGCCCTCTGGAGACACCCTCGGGCAGCGGCTACCGCTCGTCGAACGTGCGCCTGCGCGAGGAGTTCCAGCTCTACGCCAACCTGCGCCCGGCACACACGGTGATCCCGGGCGGTCGCTACGACAACATCGACCTCGTGATCGTGCGCGAGAACCTCGAGGGCCTGTACATCGGGCACGAGCACTACGTGGCGATCGACGGCGACCCGCATGCCGTGGCCATGGCCACCGGCATCAACACCCGCGCCGGCAGCCGCCGCCTGCTCGAGTTCGCCTTCGAGCACGCCATCGCCACCGGTCGCAAGAAGATCACCGTGGTGCACAAGGCCAACATCATGAAGGCGCTCACGGGCATCTTCCTCGAGACGGCGCAGCAGGTGTACGACGCCAAGTACAAAGGCAAGATCCAGTTCGAGACCATCATCGTCGACGCCTGCGCGATGAAGCTGGTGTTGAACCCGTATCAGTTCGACGTGATCGTGACGACCAACCTCTTCGGCGACATCCTGTCCGACCTGGTGGCCGGACTGGTCGGCGGCCTGGGCATGGCGCCCGGCGCCAACATCGGCACCGACGCCGCCATCTTTGAGGCGGTGCACGGCTCGGCACCCGACATCGCCGGCAAGGGCATCGCCAACCCGACGGCGCTGATCCTGGCCGCCGCGATGATGCTCGACCACGTGAAGCTGCATGACAAGGCCGAGCGCGTGCGCCGCGCGGTGGACGAGACGCTCAACGTCGACAACGTGCGCACCGGCGACCTCGGCGGCACGGCGAGCACATCGGCCTTCGCACAGGCGCTGGTGAAACGACTGGGATGACGACCCCTCGCCCAACGGGTACCTTGGGCGATCCCCCGAAGGGGATGCGGGCCGGCTTGGGAGCGGCCCGGCGCTCGGCCCGCGTCCGCTTCTAAGCGGTACCGAGCAACCTGCCGGGCTTGGCGTGCACCGAGAAGCTCATCGACGGCCCGCCGTACAAGGTAATGGTGTAAGCCCCGCCGTTGTCGAGCGTGATGGGCGCCGCAGGCACATGCACGTTCAGCTCTTTCGTCGGCAGCGGTGGGCCATCGACCGCGCCTTTCCTGATGGAGGCGTCGATGGCGGCGGGCAGGGCCGAACCGGAGGTGAGGGCAGCGAGCGAGGCCATGGGGTGTGGAGTGCGGGCGACACTCTAGTGGAGCGGCCTTGAGGGAGCACTCACCTTGAGCGATGTCGCCACCAAAAACGGCCGTTTTCAACACCGCCGGCGCGCATCGGCGCCGGGCCTCTTGCGTGTCAGGCCCGTGCCAGCCAAGCCCCGGCGTCGTCGACGGTGAGCGGCGGCGCGTAGAGCGCACCTTGCAGCACCTGGCAGCCGGCGTGGCGCGCGGCCTGCGCCTGCGCCTCGGTCTCCACGCCTTCGGCCACCACGTCGAGCTGCAGCACGGCGGCCAGCTGGCAGATCGCCTTGATCACCGCGGCGGCGTCGGGTGCGGGCAGCGGCTCGATCAGCGAGCGGTCGATCTTGACCGTGCTCACCGGCAGGCTGCGCAGGAGGTTGAGCGAGGAGAAGCCGGTGCCGAAGTCGTCGAGCGCCACCCGCACGCCCAGCTCGCGCATCTGGCGGATCTGGTCGCGCGCCTGCTCGAGGTGGGTGACGGCAGCGCTCTCGGTGATCTCGAGCGTGAGCAGGGCGGGCGGCACGCGGTACTGCGCGAGCGTGTCGGCCACCAGCTGCGGGAACTGCGTGTCGATCAACTGCAGCGGCGACACGTTCACCGCCACCGGGAAGGCCTCGCCATGCTCGGCGCGCCAGCGGGCGATCTGCTGGCAGGCCTGGGCGAGGATCAGGCGGCCGAGCGGGCCGATGAGGCCGGTGCGTTCGGCGGCGGGAATGAAATCGCTCGGGGCGATGCGGCCGAGGCCCGGCCGGTCCCAGCGCACCAGCGCCTCGAAGCCGAGCAGCGCGCCGTTCGCCGCATCGACCTTGGGTTGGTAGAAGAGCACGAATTCGTCTTTGCTCACACCGGCGCGCAGGCCCTGCTCGGCATCGAGCACCTGGCCCGAGCCGCGCTCGAAGCCTTCGGGCGGGAACTGCAGCGAGGTGCCCGGCACCGCCTTGGCGCGGTGCATGGCGGCGGTGGCCGCGCGCAGCAGCGCCTCGGGCGTGCCGGGGCCGACCGGGTGCAGCGCGGCACCCATCGACACGTCGAGGAAGAACTCGTGCTGCCCGTCGCTCGACGATTGCACCGTGAGCGCCTGCGCCAGGCGCTCGCGCACCAGCGCACCGAGGCCGCGCACGCTGGGCTCGTCGTCGGCACTGGGCGAGATCAGCGCGAACTCGTCTTCGCCCAGGCGCAGCACCTGGGCGTCGCCATTCACCGCCTGCTGCAGGGCGCTCGCCAGCGTGCGCAGCACCTCGTCGCCGAGCGAATGGCCGTGGGCTTCGTTGAAGAGCTTGAAGCGGTCGACGTCGAGCAGCATCAGCGCGAAGCGCTTGCCGGGCTGCGCGCACAGCTGGCGCAGGCGCTCGCGCAAGGCGTTGCGGTTGGGCAGGCCGGTCAGGCCGTCGTGCGTGGCCTGGTGCTGCAGGGCGCGGGCGGCGTTGTGCTGCACGGTCTCGTCGGTCACGACGACCTGCTCGGCGGGCAGGCCGTCCCAGTCGATGCGCCAGGCGGTGAAGCGCAGCTGGATCGGTGTGCCGTCGGCGCGCACGCGCACGCCGTCCCAATTCGCCTGCGGAATCTCGCCGTCGATCAGCTGGCGGTGCCGCTCGCGCGAGGCGAGGCGCTCGCTCTCGGTGAGCGCGGCCGGGCCACGCCAGAAGGTGTTGAGGTCGGCCAGCGAGCTGAGGCCGTAGATGCGCAAGAGCGCCGGGTTGGCGTACAGCACCCGCTCGCCCTGCACCACGGCCACGCCCTGGTGCGAGTGCTCGACGAGCTGCTGGAAACGCAGGCGCAGGCGGCGCGACTCCTCCGACGAGCGGGTGACCGCGGTGTGCAAGAGCGTGAGCCCGAGGATCAGGCGCAGCACCCCGGCGATCGCGAGCTGTACGCCCAGGCCGGCCTCACCGACCACCACGAAGATGTATTGGTTGACGCCCACCAGCACCAGCAGCAGCCCGACCAGCCGCTCGGCGAAGCCGCGGTGCCAGAGCCAGCCGAGCGCCACCATGCCGGCCGCCATGTGCAGCGTGGCGCTCGAGGCCTGCGCCCAGCGCGCGTCGATCTGGATCAGCCCGATGCCGAGCAGGAAGAGGCCACCGAAGAGACCGAGGATGTGTCGGCGCGTCGGCACATAGCCGGCCAGCCGCGCGCTGCCCAGCATCAGCAGCCCCACGTACAGCGCCGAGACCACCACCACCAGCAGCGTGCCCACACCCCGGCTGGCCGGCCCGGGCGCCCGCGTGCTCAGCATGTAGGCCACGGGCACCAGCGTCTGCGCGAGGTAGGCCCAGCCGAGGTCGCGCGTGAACACCTGCCGCGGGTCGCGCCACCAGGTGAGCAGCAGCGACAACCCGACGATGAGGTTGATGGCCGTGGTGAAGCCGAAGGAGAGGGTGTAGTCCAAGGGCGCGGGCGTCGCGTGTTCTTGTCTTACTGGCCGGCGAGGATCCAGCCGGCGGCACGCTCGGCGATCATCAGCGTGGGCGAATTGGTGTTGCCGCTCGTGATGGTGGGCATGACGCTCGCGTCGACCACCCGCAGGCCCCGCACGCCATGCACCTTCAGGCGCGCATCGACCACCGCGAGCGGGTCGGCCTCGGGGCCCATCTTGGCCGTGCCCACCGGGTGGAAGATGGTGGTGCCGATGTCACCGGCCAGGCGCGCGAGTTCGTCGTCGGTCTCGAACTGCGGGCCGGGCTTGATCTCTTTCGGCGCGTATTTCGCGAGCGCCGGCTGGGCCACGATGCGGCGCGTGAGGCGCAGCGACTGCGCGGCGATGTGGCGGTCGGCGTCGGTGCTCAGGTAGTTGGCCTGGATCAGCGGCGCATCGAGCGGCGAGGCGCTGCGCAGGTGCACATGGCCGCGGCTCGTCGGGTTGAGGTTGCACACGCTGGCGGTGAAGGCGTTGAACGGGTGCAGCGGCTCACCGAAGGCGTCGAGCGAGAGCGGCTGCACGTGGTATTCGAGGTTCGGGTGCGGCTGCGACGGGTCGCTGCGGGTGAAGGCGCCCAGCTGCGAAGGCGCCATGCTCATCGCGCCGGTCTGCTTGACGAGGTACTCGAGGCCGATCAGGGCCTTGCCCCACCAGTGGCGGGCCTGGATGTTGAGGGTGTTGACGCCCGTCACGCCGAAGACGGCGCGGATCTGCAGGTGGTCTTGCAGGTTGCCGCCGACGCCGGGCAGGTGGTGGCGCACCGCGATGCCGTGGTGCTGCAGCTGGCTCGCAGCGCCGAGGCCCGAGAGCTGCAGGATCTGCGGCGTGTTGACCGCACCGGCCGCCAGGATGACCTCGCCGCGCGCGTGCGCGATCTCGGGCTGGCCGCCGCCGTGCGGCAGCACCTCGACGCCGATGGCACGCCGCGCGTCGTCGCCCTCGCCGAAGAGGATGCGCGAGACGTGCGCGCCGGTCCACACCTGCAGGTTGTCGCGGTCGAGCGCGGGGCGCAGGAAGGCTTTCGCCGCGTTCCAGCGGATGCCTCGGCGCTGGTTGACGTCGAAATAGCCCACGCCTTCGTTGTCGCCGCGGTTGAAGTCGTTGCTGTGCGGGATGCCGGCCTGCTGCGCGGCTTCGGCAAACGCATCGAGCACGTCCCAGCGCAGGCGCTGCTTCTCGACGCGCCACTCGCCGCCAGGGCGTTTGCCCAGCGGGTCGAAGCCGGGGGCGGCGTGGAACTCGTCGGCGCCCTTGTGGAAGTCTTCGTGCTTCATGAAGGCGGGCAGGCATTCGCGCCAGCTCCAGCCCTCGTTGCCGAGCGCGCCCCAGTGGTCGTAGTCGCGCGCCTGGCCGCGCATGTAGATCATCCCGTTGATGCTCGAGCAGCCGCCGAGTACCTTGCCGCGCGGGTAGCGCAGCCGGCGGCCGTTGAGGCCGGGGTCGGGCTCGGTCTGGTAGAGCCAGTCGGTGCGCGGGTTGCCGATGCAGTAGAGGTAGCCGACCGGGATGTGGATCCAGAGGTAGTCGTCCTTGCCGCCGGCTTCGATCAGCAGCACGCGCTTCTTCGGGTCGGCGCTCAGCCGGTTGGCCAGCAGGCAGCCAGCCGTGCCGGCGCCGCAAATGATGTAGTCGTAGACGGGAGGAGGGGAAGGGTTCAAGACGGCGCCCTGCGGTTCGCCGCAAAGTCTAGCCGCCGCCTCGGGCCTTCCACCCCCGTCTTGACCCGGGGTGTGGTGAACGTGTTGGTTTCAATTGTTCGCCGGGGCCGGCGTGCGCAGAAGCGCATACCAGTCGACACGGCGCGTCATCACCATCACCGCGGCCAGCACCACGAAGAGCAGCCCCGAGCCGATGACGAGCGAGCTCTGCTCCAGCTGCAGCAGCAGGTAGAGCGCGCCGTACAGCCCTGCGATGCCGGCGGCGAACATCGCCCCGGCCTTCGCACCGCCCAACAGGTAGCGCCCATAGAAGCCAAGCAGCGCCACGCAGGCCGCGCTCGCCACCGCATACGACGGCCCGAACGCCAGGTGCTCCGACAGGCTCAGCAACAGCAGGAAGAAGATCGAGATCGCGCTGCCCACCAGCAGGTACTGGATGGGGTGCACCCGCAGGCGGCGCATCACCTCCACCATGCCGACGGCCACGAAGGTGAGCGCGATGAAGAGCAGGCCGTACTTGATGGCCCGGTCGCTCATCGAATAGGGGTTCACCGGGTCGATGAACGAGACGTTGAAGCTCTCGATGCACTTGCCTTCCGGGCCATCCTGCCCGCCACACAGGCCGGCGCCACGGGCGAAGTCGAGCGGCGCGGTGGTGGCCAGCGACGACATCTGCCAGGTGGCGCTGAAGCCATCGGCGCGAATCTCGCGCGCCACCGGCAGGAAACGCCCGCCGAACGACGGGTGCGGCCAGTTGGCGTCGAGCTTCATGCGCGTGTCGTCGGCCACCGGGGCGATGGCCAGGTCGGCGGTGCCCACGAGTTCGAGCGTGACTTCGGCGGTGACGGGTGCATTGGCCTGGCGCAGCGCCTCCGGCAACAGCGCGTGGAAGCCCCGCGGATGGCTCGCGTGGCCGGTGCCGGCGGCGACCGTGAGGGTGTCGCCCGCGACCTGCACCGTGGCCTGGCGGATGCCGCGGGCATCGCTCACGCCGACCATCAGCACCGGCGCCTGGCAGACGAGGCGCGAGCCGGCGTGTTCGGCCACCGGGCGCAGCGCGGCGAGCGTGGGCCATTGCGCGGTGAGCTGCGTGCGGCTCACGTAGGTGTTGACCTTGAAGAGCCCGCGGTAACGCGGCTCCATCGACACCACCGCCTGCACCGAGAGCTGGCGCGGCGTGGCCGTCAGCTGGAACTCGCGCCGGTGCGTGGTGGTGCTGCGCTCGCGACCTTCGCCGGTGATGCTGTCCCATTCCTCGCTGCACTGACTGTGCAGCACGGGGCCGAGCACCGCCTGGCGGCCGGCCTGGCTCTGCTCGACGCTGGCCACCGCTTCATGGAAGCGCTGCTGGCGCTCGTCGGCCAGGCTGCCGATGCGGCCCAGGCCCAGCATCAGCAGGCCGACGATCACGGCCAAAGCCAGGGCCTTGGCGAGGAGGGGGTTCAGTTTCATGGGTGCGGCTCCCTTGTGGATGGAAGCGCCGCACTGTCAAAGCCCGCGGTGAAGCCGGGATGAAGCCTGCGTGAAGTGAGTCAGCGCAAGGTGGCCGTGAGCACCGGGAAGAGCTTGATGAGCCCGTCGGACATCACCTCGACCGCGAGCGCCGCGAGGATCAGACCCATCAGCCGCGTCATCACGTTGATGCCGGTCTTGCCCAGCACGCGGGCGATGCGGCCGGCGGCGCTGAAGGCGAGCCACACCGAGAGGCCGATCACCACGCCGTAGCCGACGAGGTAGGCCAGCTCCCACCAATGGCGGGTCTTGTCGGCGTAGATCACCATCGTCGAGATGGTGGCCGGGCCGGTGAGGAGCGGGATGGTGAGCGGCACCACGGCGATGCTGTCGCCGGCATCGACCTTGTCGTCGCCTTCGGTCACGTCTTCGTCGCGGGTCTCGGCCGGGCGGGCGTTGAGCATCTGCAGCGCCGAGATGAGCAGCAGCGTGCCGCCGCCGACCTGGAACGACGCGAGCGAGATGCCGAAGAACTCGATGATCTTCAGGCCCGCGATGGCGCTGATGGCGATCACGCAGAACGCGCTGAAGGCCGACACGCGCACCGTGCGGCGGCGCTGCTCGGCGCTGAAGCCTTCGGTGAAGTGGATGTAGAAGGGGATCGCCCCGATCGGGTTGACGATGGCCAAGAGCGCGATCAGCGGTTTGAGAAGGTCCATCGAGGCTCCGGTCAGGCCGCCGCCAGCTCGCGCAGGTAGCGCAGCCCGGGCACGGCGCGTGGACCGTACCAGCTCACGAGCTCGCCGTCGACCCGCTGCACGATCGCCTGCGGGCACAGCGCCTGCGCCTCGCGCAGGTGGGCGTCGTCGAAGCGGAAGGGCTCGGAGCTCAGCA
This window harbors:
- a CDS encoding HAMP domain-containing histidine kinase, with the translated sequence MSVRLKIALTIFATGFVTALAVLATVLVAFQRFEHETTFQRSSAFLTRVVAQYDNLIELHERHPDDFQAFLKNLVLFEADTQLYLLDPEGRVLASTGSVVLPPDFRVAMAPVRQAAAVTPSPYVMGDDPERMDADAVVAARALSRKAIGGSDPMAGYLYLVCHKEGLPASRWQALRSAFARPAMGLIVAIMTLTTLLAALVIASVTRPLQRLTSAVAALSMHGLGKDGLQEGVAEAQPLLPPATRDEFGQLTLAFGAMLTTLRQQWDALRRLDHFRREAVSNLSHDLRSPLTATTACLETLQTRWAGDPARGDDLRMAEVALRNTRNAARLVQSLGDLATLDEPSFQLRPEVVDLNELLADVAARFAERALQRGVALDAEHRDEPVAAAVDIELFERALANLVDNALKFCGAGSRITLCADAEGREVAVTVADTGPGIPAADLPHLFDRFYQARQTVAPATGEGGKGLGLAIVKRIAELHGGRVEVVSAPQEGTRVHLFLPRDLPSATR
- a CDS encoding response regulator transcription factor; this translates as MPANILVAEDQTDIRELIAMNLRSAGYEVQAVADGPAALASQAEVASDLLILDLMMPGLDGLEVCKALRARGRTTPILMLTAKATELDRVLGLELGADDYLTKPFSLAELLARVKALLRRADLQRAAQQGQAGQTGWVRNGELEILPAKRQVKLRGAEVECTALEFDLLLYFASHPGHVYSRSQLLNAVWGYSHDGYEHTVTTHINRLRAKLEADPMRPQFILTVRGAGYKMRDAPG
- a CDS encoding sigma-70 family RNA polymerase sigma factor, whose translation is MTAAAANFAAPSTFLPVAWTEMVSHRSYLVRFAQRKLHDPMLAEDVVHDVFEAVISGRAAFAGRAALRSWLTAILKHKIVDLVRSRVGLESLDEEGPDEAAHAVACPQPQPDEVATQREALRQTLARIDALPASLREVVELRVLQDQPTEAVCAALSISEDNLFVRLHRARKQLMN
- a CDS encoding NAD-dependent isocitrate dehydrogenase; translation: MPQTLPATLIPGDGIGPEIMDATLAVLDAVGAPFEWDRQVAGLGGIAAAGDPLPKATLDSIRKTRLALKGPLETPSGSGYRSSNVRLREEFQLYANLRPAHTVIPGGRYDNIDLVIVRENLEGLYIGHEHYVAIDGDPHAVAMATGINTRAGSRRLLEFAFEHAIATGRKKITVVHKANIMKALTGIFLETAQQVYDAKYKGKIQFETIIVDACAMKLVLNPYQFDVIVTTNLFGDILSDLVAGLVGGLGMAPGANIGTDAAIFEAVHGSAPDIAGKGIANPTALILAAAMMLDHVKLHDKAERVRRAVDETLNVDNVRTGDLGGTASTSAFAQALVKRLG
- a CDS encoding GGDEF domain-containing protein, which gives rise to MDYTLSFGFTTAINLIVGLSLLLTWWRDPRQVFTRDLGWAYLAQTLVPVAYMLSTRAPGPASRGVGTLLVVVVSALYVGLLMLGSARLAGYVPTRRHILGLFGGLFLLGIGLIQIDARWAQASSATLHMAAGMVALGWLWHRGFAERLVGLLLVLVGVNQYIFVVVGEAGLGVQLAIAGVLRLILGLTLLHTAVTRSSEESRRLRLRFQQLVEHSHQGVAVVQGERVLYANPALLRIYGLSSLADLNTFWRGPAALTESERLASRERHRQLIDGEIPQANWDGVRVRADGTPIQLRFTAWRIDWDGLPAEQVVVTDETVQHNAARALQHQATHDGLTGLPNRNALRERLRQLCAQPGKRFALMLLDVDRFKLFNEAHGHSLGDEVLRTLASALQQAVNGDAQVLRLGEDEFALISPSADDEPSVRGLGALVRERLAQALTVQSSSDGQHEFFLDVSMGAALHPVGPGTPEALLRAATAAMHRAKAVPGTSLQFPPEGFERGSGQVLDAEQGLRAGVSKDEFVLFYQPKVDAANGALLGFEALVRWDRPGLGRIAPSDFIPAAERTGLIGPLGRLILAQACQQIARWRAEHGEAFPVAVNVSPLQLIDTQFPQLVADTLAQYRVPPALLTLEITESAAVTHLEQARDQIRQMRELGVRVALDDFGTGFSSLNLLRSLPVSTVKIDRSLIEPLPAPDAAAVIKAICQLAAVLQLDVVAEGVETEAQAQAARHAGCQVLQGALYAPPLTVDDAGAWLARA
- a CDS encoding GMC family oxidoreductase N-terminal domain-containing protein, translating into MNPSPPPVYDYIICGAGTAGCLLANRLSADPKKRVLLIEAGGKDDYLWIHIPVGYLYCIGNPRTDWLYQTEPDPGLNGRRLRYPRGKVLGGCSSINGMIYMRGQARDYDHWGALGNEGWSWRECLPAFMKHEDFHKGADEFHAAPGFDPLGKRPGGEWRVEKQRLRWDVLDAFAEAAQQAGIPHSNDFNRGDNEGVGYFDVNQRRGIRWNAAKAFLRPALDRDNLQVWTGAHVSRILFGEGDDARRAIGVEVLPHGGGQPEIAHARGEVILAAGAVNTPQILQLSGLGAASQLQHHGIAVRHHLPGVGGNLQDHLQIRAVFGVTGVNTLNIQARHWWGKALIGLEYLVKQTGAMSMAPSQLGAFTRSDPSQPHPNLEYHVQPLSLDAFGEPLHPFNAFTASVCNLNPTSRGHVHLRSASPLDAPLIQANYLSTDADRHIAAQSLRLTRRIVAQPALAKYAPKEIKPGPQFETDDELARLAGDIGTTIFHPVGTAKMGPEADPLAVVDARLKVHGVRGLRVVDASVMPTITSGNTNSPTLMIAERAAGWILAGQ
- the creD gene encoding cell envelope integrity protein CreD, which produces MKLNPLLAKALALAVIVGLLMLGLGRIGSLADERQQRFHEAVASVEQSQAGRQAVLGPVLHSQCSEEWDSITGEGRERSTTTHRREFQLTATPRQLSVQAVVSMEPRYRGLFKVNTYVSRTQLTAQWPTLAALRPVAEHAGSRLVCQAPVLMVGVSDARGIRQATVQVAGDTLTVAAGTGHASHPRGFHALLPEALRQANAPVTAEVTLELVGTADLAIAPVADDTRMKLDANWPHPSFGGRFLPVAREIRADGFSATWQMSSLATTAPLDFARGAGLCGGQDGPEGKCIESFNVSFIDPVNPYSMSDRAIKYGLLFIALTFVAVGMVEVMRRLRVHPIQYLLVGSAISIFFLLLLSLSEHLAFGPSYAVASAACVALLGFYGRYLLGGAKAGAMFAAGIAGLYGALYLLLQLEQSSLVIGSGLLFVVLAAVMVMTRRVDWYALLRTPAPANN
- a CDS encoding MarC family protein, with translation MDLLKPLIALLAIVNPIGAIPFYIHFTEGFSAEQRRRTVRVSAFSAFCVIAISAIAGLKIIEFFGISLASFQVGGGTLLLISALQMLNARPAETRDEDVTEGDDKVDAGDSIAVVPLTIPLLTGPATISTMVIYADKTRHWWELAYLVGYGVVIGLSVWLAFSAAGRIARVLGKTGINVMTRLMGLILAALAVEVMSDGLIKLFPVLTATLR